The following are encoded together in the Planococcus antarcticus DSM 14505 genome:
- the uvrA gene encoding excinuclease ABC subunit UvrA has protein sequence MKKQEIRIQGARAHNLKNIDVVIPRDKLVVMTGLSGSGKSSLAFDTIYAEGQRRYVESLSAYARQFLGQMDKPDVDLIEGLSPAISIDQKTTSKNPRSTVATVTEIYDYMRLMFARIGKPICPNHGIEISSQTIEQMVDRIVEYPERTKMQILAPIVSGRKGTHVKLLEDIRKQGYVRVRVNGELIDLDDDIALDKNKKHNIEVVIDRIIIKEGIAPRLSDSLESALRLANGRVLVDVMEQEELLFSEHHACPICGFSIGELEPRMFSFNSPFGACPECDGLGMKLEVDPELVIPDWNVSLNKGAIVPWQPTSSQYYPQLLKAICNHYKIDMDIPVSDLPEEHINVILRGSGNDKIRFRYENDYGQIRDNHIHFEGVLSNVDRRYRETSSDYIREQMEKYMGQQPCPACEGYRLKPESLSVKVNDLHIGTVAEFSIVEAHQFFDQLKLSEKDMQIAKLILREIQERIGFLINVGLDYLTLNRASGTLSGGEAQRIRLATQIGSRLTGVLYILDEPSIGLHQRDNDRLIETLKSMRDIGNTLIVVEHDEDTMLAADYLIDVGPGAGVHGGEIIAAGTPDKVMKNKKSLTGQYLSGKKFIPLPAERRVPSDRKISIRGANQNNLKKVDVDIPLGLFTAVTGVSGSGKSTLINEILYKTLAHRLNRAKTKPGHFDSIEGTEELEKVIEIDQSPIGRTPRSNPATYTGVFDDVRDVYATTNEAKVRGYKKGRFSFNVKGGRCEACRGDGIIKIEMHFLPDVYVPCEICHGKRYNRETLEVKYKNKSIADVLAMTVEDAYSFFENIPKINRKLKTIVDVGLGYVTMGQPATTLSGGEAQRVKLASELHKRSNGKSFYILDEPTTGLHADDISRLLLVLQRLVENGDTVLTIEHNLDVIKTADHIIDLGPEGGDKGGTILATGTPEEIAAAENSYTGKYLKPILERDRARMDALVKGAGRRKKAVK, from the coding sequence GTGAAGAAGCAGGAAATTCGCATACAGGGCGCACGGGCGCATAATTTAAAAAATATTGATGTTGTCATTCCGCGTGATAAGCTTGTTGTAATGACTGGACTGTCAGGATCCGGTAAATCTTCTCTTGCATTTGATACGATTTATGCAGAAGGGCAGCGGCGGTATGTAGAATCATTGTCCGCTTACGCGCGCCAATTTTTAGGGCAAATGGACAAGCCGGATGTCGATTTGATTGAAGGTCTGTCACCAGCCATTTCGATTGACCAGAAGACCACCAGTAAAAATCCACGATCCACAGTAGCGACAGTAACGGAAATCTATGACTATATGCGTTTGATGTTTGCTCGGATCGGCAAGCCGATCTGTCCGAATCATGGGATTGAAATTTCATCTCAGACAATCGAACAGATGGTTGACCGGATTGTAGAATACCCGGAACGCACCAAGATGCAGATTTTGGCTCCTATTGTCTCCGGTCGTAAAGGAACGCATGTCAAGCTACTTGAAGATATCAGAAAGCAAGGCTATGTGCGTGTCCGTGTCAACGGAGAACTGATCGATTTAGACGATGACATCGCACTAGATAAAAACAAAAAACACAATATTGAAGTGGTCATTGACCGTATTATCATTAAAGAAGGCATCGCGCCGCGCTTGAGCGATTCTTTGGAATCGGCTCTTAGGTTAGCGAATGGGCGGGTATTAGTGGATGTTATGGAACAGGAGGAGTTACTGTTCAGTGAACATCATGCGTGTCCAATCTGTGGGTTTTCTATCGGAGAATTGGAGCCGAGGATGTTTTCGTTCAACTCGCCTTTCGGGGCTTGTCCGGAATGTGACGGATTGGGCATGAAGCTGGAAGTTGATCCTGAACTGGTGATTCCGGATTGGAACGTTTCGCTCAATAAGGGAGCAATCGTCCCTTGGCAGCCAACCAGTTCGCAATATTATCCTCAATTGTTAAAAGCGATTTGCAATCATTATAAAATCGATATGGATATACCTGTCAGTGATCTGCCGGAAGAACACATCAACGTCATCCTGCGTGGTTCCGGAAATGATAAAATTCGTTTCCGTTATGAAAATGACTATGGCCAGATTCGGGATAATCACATCCATTTTGAAGGCGTGCTTTCCAACGTAGACCGTCGCTACCGTGAGACTTCATCTGATTATATTCGAGAACAGATGGAAAAATACATGGGGCAACAGCCATGTCCGGCTTGTGAAGGTTATCGCTTAAAGCCGGAATCGTTGTCAGTTAAAGTAAATGACTTGCATATCGGCACAGTTGCTGAATTCTCAATTGTTGAAGCGCATCAGTTTTTCGATCAACTCAAACTATCAGAAAAAGATATGCAGATTGCAAAGTTGATTCTACGGGAAATTCAAGAACGCATCGGCTTCTTGATAAATGTCGGGCTTGATTACCTGACTTTGAACCGTGCATCTGGAACCTTGTCAGGAGGAGAAGCTCAGCGTATTCGTTTAGCAACTCAAATCGGTTCAAGATTGACGGGTGTATTGTATATTCTTGACGAACCGTCAATCGGACTGCACCAACGTGACAATGATCGATTGATTGAGACCCTAAAAAGCATGCGGGACATTGGCAATACATTGATTGTCGTCGAGCATGACGAAGACACGATGCTTGCAGCGGATTATCTGATCGATGTCGGACCGGGGGCAGGCGTTCATGGAGGGGAAATTATAGCTGCGGGGACACCCGACAAGGTAATGAAAAACAAAAAGTCATTGACTGGTCAATATTTGAGCGGCAAGAAGTTTATACCGTTGCCTGCAGAGCGGAGAGTTCCAAGCGACCGGAAGATTTCCATCCGTGGAGCCAACCAAAACAATCTGAAAAAAGTGGATGTTGATATACCACTTGGCCTATTTACAGCCGTAACAGGCGTTTCAGGCTCAGGAAAAAGCACACTTATCAATGAGATTCTATACAAGACGCTGGCACATCGATTGAATCGTGCCAAAACGAAACCGGGTCATTTTGACTCAATAGAAGGCACAGAAGAACTGGAAAAAGTCATCGAGATCGATCAATCACCGATTGGCCGGACGCCACGATCGAATCCGGCAACTTATACAGGCGTTTTTGACGATGTTCGGGATGTTTACGCTACAACGAACGAAGCAAAAGTCCGCGGCTATAAAAAAGGTCGTTTTAGTTTCAATGTCAAGGGCGGTCGCTGTGAAGCTTGCCGTGGAGATGGTATTATAAAAATAGAAATGCATTTCCTTCCGGATGTCTACGTACCTTGCGAAATTTGCCACGGCAAACGATATAACCGGGAAACCTTGGAAGTGAAATATAAAAACAAAAGCATTGCTGATGTTCTGGCTATGACAGTAGAAGACGCCTATTCATTTTTTGAGAATATTCCAAAGATCAATCGTAAACTAAAGACCATTGTAGATGTCGGGTTAGGATATGTTACCATGGGACAACCTGCAACAACTTTATCCGGAGGTGAGGCACAGCGCGTCAAGCTGGCATCAGAGCTTCATAAACGTTCAAACGGCAAGTCCTTTTATATTCTGGATGAACCGACCACAGGCCTTCATGCGGATGATATTTCTCGACTGCTGCTAGTCTTGCAGCGTCTTGTAGAAAATGGCGACACAGTATTGACAATTGAACACAATCTGGATGTTATCAAGACGGCTGACCACATCATCGATTTAGGCCCTGAAGGCGGAGACAAAGGCGGAACAATTTTAGCAACAGGCACGCCGGAAGAAATTGCTGCTGCTGAAAATTCCTATACCGGAAAGTACTTAAAGCCGATTCTTGAACGGGACCGAGCGCGTATGGATGCTTTGGTTAAAGGAGCGGGACGGAGGAAAAAAGCGGTGAAATGA